From Pseudomonas sp. stari2:
GAGCAAGTGAACAACCTGCTCGCCGGCTCGAAAAAGGCCTTCGCGCAGAAACTGGAAATGGCCCGCGCCGTGAAAGCCCACGGCTATCCGATGGTGCTGAACTTCGTCACCCATCGGCACAACATCGACAAGATCGACCGCATCATCGAGCTGTGCATCGCGCTGGAAGCAGACTTCGTCGAGCTCGCCACCTGCCAGTTCTACGGCTGGGCGCAGCTCAATCGTGTCGGTCTGTTGCCGACCAAGGAACAATTGGTCCGCGCTGAACGCATCACCAACGAATACCGTGCCAGGCTGGAAGCTGAAGGGCATCCGTGCAAGCTGATTTTCGTCACCCCGGACTACTACGAAGAGCGCCCGAAAGCCTGCATGAACGGCTGGGGCAGTCTGTTTCTGACGGTCACACCGGACGGCACCGCCCTGCCCTGTCATGGCGCCCGACAGCTGCCGGTACAATTTCCCAATGTGCGCGACCACAGCATGCAGCACATCTGGTACGACTCGTTCGGCTTCAACCGCTTTCGCGGCTATGACTGGATGCCCGAGCCGTGCCGCTCCTGCGACGAGAAAGAACAGGACTTCGGCGGCTGCCGCTGCCAGGCGTTCATGCTCACCGGCGATGCCAGCAATGCCG
This genomic window contains:
- the pqqE gene encoding pyrroloquinoline quinone biosynthesis protein PqqE, whose protein sequence is MRNTGSNLPESSVQVPAKPEIGLPLWLLAELTYRCPLQCPYCSNPLDFAEQGKELNTEQWIKVFREAREMGAAQLGFSGGEPLVRQDLAELIREARQLGFYTNLITSGIGLTEQKISDFKKAGLDHIQISFQASDEQVNNLLAGSKKAFAQKLEMARAVKAHGYPMVLNFVTHRHNIDKIDRIIELCIALEADFVELATCQFYGWAQLNRVGLLPTKEQLVRAERITNEYRARLEAEGHPCKLIFVTPDYYEERPKACMNGWGSLFLTVTPDGTALPCHGARQLPVQFPNVRDHSMQHIWYDSFGFNRFRGYDWMPEPCRSCDEKEQDFGGCRCQAFMLTGDASNADPVCSKSEHHGVILKAREEAEHATQTIEQLAFRNERNSRLIAKG